From Natronincola ferrireducens, the proteins below share one genomic window:
- a CDS encoding PSP1 domain-containing protein has translation MVTVVGVRFKKAGKIYYFNPGEIPVEKNNCVIVETARGVEFGEVVVGPKEVSEEDIVAPLKDVIRTATEEDTRQHFENKDKEKEAFNICLEKIEFHQLDMKLIDVEYTFDNNKVIFYFTADGRVDFRELVKDLAAIFKTRIELRQIGVRDESKMLGGIGTCGKPLCCATWLGDFEPVSIKMAKEQSLSLNPTKISGICGRLFCCLKYEYDMYQEILDKLPGVGSIVLTPYGEGTVIETNVLLEKVKVKIKIKNGQDNSEELKVCSINEVSKVKEKRSLKEQLALQGHVTDGLLEDELQQLKELED, from the coding sequence ATGGTTACAGTTGTAGGTGTGCGATTCAAAAAGGCTGGCAAAATATATTACTTCAATCCAGGAGAAATACCTGTAGAAAAAAACAATTGCGTTATTGTAGAAACCGCTAGAGGTGTAGAGTTTGGAGAAGTGGTTGTGGGGCCTAAGGAGGTCTCGGAGGAGGATATTGTCGCCCCCTTAAAGGACGTTATAAGAACTGCCACCGAGGAAGACACAAGGCAACACTTTGAAAACAAAGATAAGGAGAAGGAAGCCTTTAATATATGCTTAGAAAAAATAGAGTTTCATCAGTTGGATATGAAATTAATCGATGTAGAATATACCTTTGATAATAACAAGGTGATTTTCTATTTCACCGCTGATGGAAGGGTGGACTTTAGAGAACTGGTAAAGGATCTAGCTGCTATCTTTAAAACCCGTATTGAATTAAGACAAATTGGTGTGAGGGATGAATCTAAAATGCTTGGGGGCATAGGCACCTGTGGCAAACCCTTATGCTGTGCCACTTGGTTAGGAGATTTTGAACCAGTATCTATCAAGATGGCAAAGGAACAGAGTCTTTCCTTAAACCCAACAAAAATTTCTGGTATTTGCGGACGCTTATTTTGTTGCTTAAAGTATGAATATGATATGTACCAAGAAATTCTTGACAAACTTCCAGGAGTGGGTTCTATTGTATTGACCCCCTATGGTGAAGGTACAGTCATTGAAACCAATGTTTTGCTGGAAAAGGTAAAAGTAAAGATAAAGATAAAAAATGGCCAGGACAATTCTGAAGAGTTAAAGGTCTGTAGTATTAATGAAGTTAGCAAAGTTAAAGAAAAAAGAAGCCTTAAAGAACAGCTTGCTCTTCAGGGTCACGTAACTGATGGGTTGTTGGAGGATGAATTACAGCAACTGAAGGAACTGGAGGACTAA
- the holB gene encoding DNA polymerase III subunit delta': MAFKAILGQERLIESLKGALNRQQLTHAYLIEGQRGLGKARIAHELAKAICCRAEGRKPCNQCNSCRKAEHQSHPEIKWLQEEGSIKIEAIRELQKNFQMKPYEGTKKVWIISDAGKMTTQAQNALLKTLEEPPQHGTILLITTNGNSLLPTITSRCQRLKLLSVALEKIQSYLMEEKNVDEKEAKVLAAFSNGVIGKALQLLEDEEFKERRQRIMVITRDIVDKKTIYLLENLEYFNEEKTNIEEILEIMTGWYRDLLIYKDTQKKDLVINIDALEEISYQTSKLTLKNIKEMLFIIESTKSNLKSNANFQMTIEVMLLDLKQKTQ; encoded by the coding sequence ATGGCTTTTAAAGCTATATTAGGACAGGAAAGACTTATAGAAAGCTTAAAAGGAGCTTTAAATCGTCAGCAACTGACCCATGCCTACTTGATAGAGGGCCAAAGAGGACTGGGAAAAGCTAGAATTGCCCATGAGCTAGCAAAAGCTATATGCTGTAGAGCTGAAGGGAGGAAACCCTGTAATCAGTGCAATAGCTGTAGAAAGGCAGAACATCAAAGTCATCCAGAAATAAAGTGGCTACAGGAAGAGGGAAGCATCAAAATAGAAGCTATACGGGAGCTTCAGAAGAACTTCCAAATGAAACCCTATGAAGGCACAAAAAAAGTATGGATCATTTCAGATGCCGGTAAAATGACCACCCAAGCTCAAAATGCCCTTTTAAAGACATTGGAGGAGCCACCACAGCATGGAACGATTCTTCTTATCACCACCAATGGCAATAGCTTGCTACCCACCATTACCTCAAGATGTCAGCGACTAAAGCTGTTGTCGGTAGCATTAGAAAAAATCCAAAGCTATTTAATGGAGGAAAAAAATGTAGATGAAAAAGAAGCCAAGGTATTGGCGGCCTTCTCAAATGGTGTGATTGGTAAAGCCCTACAGCTTCTAGAGGATGAGGAGTTTAAGGAAAGAAGACAGAGGATTATGGTCATCACTAGAGATATTGTTGATAAAAAAACCATTTACCTTTTAGAAAATCTAGAATATTTCAATGAAGAAAAAACCAATATAGAGGAAATACTAGAAATAATGACGGGTTGGTATCGGGACCTCCTTATTTATAAGGATACACAAAAAAAAGACCTGGTTATCAACATAGATGCTTTAGAGGAAATTAGCTATCAAACCAGTAAACTTACCTTAAAAAACATAAAGGAAATGCTTTTTATTATAGAGTCAACAAAAAGCAATCTTAAAAGCAACGCTAATTTTCAAATGACTATAGAAGTAATGCTACTGGACCTAAAACAAAAAACACAGTAA